The Frondihabitans australicus genome includes a region encoding these proteins:
- a CDS encoding lactonase family protein has protein sequence MTPGAAPSGAAATRLYVGGYTASSGGHGTGISVFDRGPADEPWRLVQTVEADDPTFLALTEGALHAASETTAGRVLSYTIGAGVLTAASAAASGGMAPCHVLRDPASGALVVANYGAGTIGVLSDDPSDPARVTRVLALPVGHGPVLDRQDHPHAHQITFTPWGTLLVSDLGTDRVFELTIDPVTLDPSIVATHALPSGSGPRHFAWLPGTGGSGSGGSGSGGSGSGVLGAVGSTTGDASAGSGARLVIAGELDGRVHVLARRADGALVVDHSVPAYAEGATTPSTSADATDEALLSHVEVRALDDGTPVVYVAVRGRDTITVLARGADGRLAVRAEVPCGGHWPRHFAVDAGSLYVANQLSDDVTVLPLDPVSGIPGPVAARIRLGSPSCVLFA, from the coding sequence GTGACTCCGGGCGCGGCGCCCTCGGGTGCCGCGGCGACCCGCCTGTACGTCGGCGGGTACACAGCCTCGAGCGGCGGTCACGGCACCGGGATCTCGGTGTTCGACCGGGGCCCGGCCGACGAGCCCTGGCGCCTGGTGCAGACCGTCGAGGCCGACGACCCGACCTTCCTGGCCCTGACCGAGGGCGCGCTTCACGCCGCGTCCGAGACGACCGCGGGGCGCGTCCTGTCGTACACGATCGGGGCGGGTGTCCTGACTGCGGCGTCGGCGGCGGCCTCGGGCGGCATGGCGCCGTGCCACGTGCTCCGCGACCCCGCGAGCGGCGCTCTCGTCGTGGCGAACTACGGCGCCGGCACCATCGGGGTGCTCTCGGACGATCCGTCCGACCCGGCTCGCGTCACGCGCGTGCTCGCTCTGCCGGTCGGCCACGGCCCGGTCCTCGACCGGCAGGATCACCCGCACGCGCACCAGATCACGTTCACCCCGTGGGGCACGCTGCTGGTCAGCGACCTCGGCACCGACCGCGTGTTCGAGCTCACGATCGACCCGGTCACGCTCGACCCGTCCATCGTGGCGACGCACGCGCTGCCGTCCGGGTCGGGTCCGCGGCACTTCGCGTGGCTGCCGGGTACGGGCGGTTCGGGCTCTGGCGGTTCGGGCTCGGGCGGTTCGGGCTCGGGCGTTCTGGGCGCGGTCGGCTCGACGACCGGCGACGCGTCCGCCGGCTCCGGCGCCCGGCTGGTCATCGCGGGCGAGCTCGACGGGCGGGTCCACGTGCTCGCGCGACGGGCCGACGGCGCGCTCGTCGTCGACCATTCCGTGCCGGCGTACGCCGAGGGCGCGACCACGCCGTCGACCTCGGCCGACGCGACCGACGAGGCGCTGCTCTCGCACGTCGAGGTCCGCGCTCTCGACGACGGCACTCCCGTCGTCTACGTGGCGGTGCGAGGCCGAGACACGATCACGGTGCTCGCGCGGGGCGCCGACGGCCGACTCGCGGTGCGCGCCGAGGTGCCGTGCGGCGGCCACTGGCCCCGCCACTTCGCGGTCGACGCGGGTTCTCTGTACGTTGCGAACCAGCTCTCCGACGACGTCACCGTGCTGCCGCTCGACCCGGTCTCGGGCATCCCCGGCCCCGTCGCCGCGCGGATCCGCCTCGGCTCGCCGAGCTGCGTCCTCTTCGCGTAG
- a CDS encoding chorismate mutase → MTDAPPQAAVDRLNSIRQSIDNIDAALVHLLAERFKFTQSVGVLKAEAGMPPSDPEREKVQIRRLRALAVESRLDPDFTEKFLNFIVSEVIHHHERIAAGDEVVE, encoded by the coding sequence ATGACTGACGCACCCCCGCAGGCCGCCGTCGACCGGCTGAACTCGATCCGCCAGAGCATCGACAACATCGACGCGGCCCTGGTGCACCTGCTCGCCGAGCGCTTCAAGTTCACGCAGTCCGTCGGGGTCCTCAAGGCCGAGGCGGGGATGCCGCCGAGCGACCCCGAGCGTGAGAAGGTGCAGATCCGGCGCCTCAGGGCTCTGGCCGTCGAGTCGCGGCTCGACCCCGACTTCACCGAGAAGTTCTTGAACTTCATCGTCTCCGAAGTCATCCACCACCACGAGCGCATCGCGGCGGGCGACGAGGTCGTCGAGTGA
- a CDS encoding organic hydroperoxide resistance protein: MTLEIAYTAIAHATGGGRDGHVRSEDDRLDFDTRPPKEMGGSGEGTNPEQLFAAGYSACFLSALHGVGKSMGLDTTDASVSASVGIGPNGEGGYGLAVELDVYTPNVAPEKRDELAQGAHSVCPYSNATRGNVEVTITIVD, encoded by the coding sequence ATGACACTTGAGATCGCCTACACCGCCATCGCCCACGCCACCGGCGGGGGTCGCGACGGCCACGTCCGCAGCGAAGACGACCGGCTCGACTTCGACACGCGTCCGCCGAAGGAGATGGGCGGATCAGGCGAGGGCACGAACCCCGAGCAGCTGTTCGCGGCCGGCTACTCCGCGTGCTTCCTCAGCGCTCTCCACGGCGTCGGCAAGTCGATGGGCCTCGACACGACCGACGCGTCGGTCTCGGCGAGCGTCGGCATCGGCCCGAACGGCGAGGGCGGCTACGGCCTCGCCGTCGAGCTCGACGTCTACACGCCGAACGTCGCGCCCGAGAAGCGCGACGAGCTCGCCCAGGGCGCGCACTCGGTGTGCCCGTACTCGAACGCCACCCGCGGCAACGTCGAGGTGACGATCACGATCGTCGACTGA